One Streptomyces sp. NBC_01217 genomic region harbors:
- a CDS encoding DUF5959 family protein: protein MLKTPDEMEWRMHSSQGDDRSVLADEGAAMGDIAPRELISLADDEGNSVTVNVLGRDPRWSAGLEAEITVRTPFVSGRINLVLSTSKLESWATALNLLDTDEDVVWMEWDRGPSISIQLTGERDCPEVTVEDESGSMVTVRVPLVPPDDWIADHRQRLHQVMNHWVPMLSE from the coding sequence GTGCTCAAAACCCCCGACGAAATGGAGTGGCGGATGCACTCCTCGCAGGGCGACGATCGCTCGGTACTCGCCGATGAAGGGGCAGCTATGGGCGACATCGCTCCGAGGGAGCTCATCTCCCTCGCCGATGACGAGGGGAACAGCGTCACCGTCAACGTTCTGGGGCGTGATCCCAGATGGTCCGCCGGGCTGGAGGCCGAGATCACGGTCAGGACACCGTTCGTGTCCGGCCGTATCAACCTGGTGCTGTCAACCTCGAAGCTCGAAAGCTGGGCAACTGCGTTGAATCTGCTCGACACCGACGAGGACGTCGTCTGGATGGAGTGGGACAGAGGGCCGTCCATCTCCATCCAACTCACCGGCGAGCGTGACTGTCCGGAGGTGACCGTGGAGGACGAGTCGGGGTCCATGGTCACCGTGCGGGTGCCGCTCGTACCGCCGGACGACTGGATCGCTGACCACCGGCAACGCCTGCACCAGGTGATGAATCACTGGGTTCCGATGCTGTCAGAGTAG
- a CDS encoding SpoIIE family protein phosphatase produces the protein MASAGPQSAPGAEPSQPSTSTPTSSFDTANDATAVIAGSGTVVGWTHSAQELLGYRDTEVVGRSAGFLLAMPEDPVRVAGIAERCRAGAGWSGAADVRRRDGRRIEVDLRVSAAFNLDGRECFLVSGRERRPEWTVGQSVLDAFVTSSPIGMAVMSPQLRYVWMNDALERIGGVPREQRVGHRMSEVLPGLEADALETLMRGVLESGVPVMDYEYQGWSWADPHRPRAYSTSFFPLTDGDGTVNGICYMVLDVTDRWKAQQRLALVNDSGTSIGSTLDVMRTAQELADFAVPRFADFVTVDLLEPVASPDGPAPWPAGTGPVETGPGTRPSGRGAACRGAGADDGDGAVPPRPNLRRAGLSSVREGCPEAIYQVGDVVDSVPPPHDVRFLSEGEPVLIPALRSVQDLWEAEQPARAATIRDYGLHSLIAVPMRARDTVLGLTTFVRSVNLVPFEPDDVLLARELVARAAVSVDNARRYTREHAAALTLQRSLLPHMLLGGMALDVASSYLPADAKDGVGGDWFDVIPLSGARVALVVGDVVGHGISAAATMGRLRTAVHTLADMDLPPDELLAHLDDLVLRLSDEEPDDEASGTTVLGATCLYAVYDPVTQLCTMARAGHPPPVVVRPDGHVSFPELPAGPPLGLGSLPFETAEIKLPEGSLIGLYTNGLIEGRDRDAELGMFHLGSVLAQNGLPLDRLCAKVVEQLLPVPQPDDVALLLARTHELSADHVVSWDVPSDPAAVAGARARTARVLRTWGLEELEMTTELIVSELVTNALRYATGPIRLRLLRQSVLICEVSDTSNTSPRLRHARTTDEGGRGLFLVAQLTRRWGTRYTPEGKIIWTEQELPSTEG, from the coding sequence ATGGCGTCCGCAGGCCCGCAGTCGGCGCCCGGAGCCGAACCTTCGCAGCCCAGCACCAGCACCCCCACGAGCTCCTTCGACACGGCGAACGACGCGACCGCGGTGATCGCGGGCAGCGGAACGGTCGTCGGCTGGACGCACAGCGCACAGGAGCTGCTGGGATACCGCGACACCGAGGTGGTAGGACGTTCCGCGGGTTTCCTCCTCGCGATGCCCGAGGACCCGGTACGGGTGGCGGGGATCGCCGAGCGCTGCCGTGCGGGCGCGGGGTGGAGCGGCGCCGCCGACGTACGGCGCCGCGACGGCCGGCGCATCGAAGTGGACCTGCGGGTCTCGGCCGCGTTCAACCTGGACGGCCGGGAGTGCTTCCTGGTCTCCGGACGCGAACGGCGACCGGAGTGGACGGTCGGGCAGTCGGTGCTGGACGCCTTTGTGACCAGCTCACCGATCGGTATGGCGGTGATGAGCCCGCAGCTGCGCTACGTCTGGATGAACGACGCCCTGGAACGAATCGGCGGCGTCCCGCGCGAGCAGCGCGTGGGCCACCGGATGAGCGAAGTGCTCCCGGGACTGGAGGCCGACGCCCTGGAGACCCTGATGCGCGGCGTGCTGGAATCCGGGGTCCCCGTCATGGACTACGAGTACCAGGGCTGGAGCTGGGCCGATCCGCACCGCCCCCGCGCCTACTCCACGTCGTTCTTCCCCCTGACCGACGGCGACGGCACCGTCAACGGCATCTGCTACATGGTCCTGGACGTCACCGACCGCTGGAAGGCCCAGCAGCGCCTGGCCCTGGTCAACGACTCCGGAACCAGCATCGGCAGCACCCTGGACGTGATGCGCACGGCCCAGGAACTGGCCGACTTCGCGGTGCCCCGGTTCGCCGACTTCGTCACCGTCGACCTTCTGGAGCCGGTCGCCAGCCCCGACGGGCCCGCCCCGTGGCCCGCCGGTACGGGCCCCGTCGAGACCGGGCCCGGTACGAGGCCTTCCGGTAGGGGAGCCGCCTGCCGCGGTGCCGGAGCCGATGACGGAGACGGCGCCGTGCCGCCCCGGCCGAATCTGCGCCGCGCAGGCCTGAGTTCGGTGCGGGAGGGCTGTCCGGAGGCGATCTACCAGGTCGGGGACGTGGTGGATTCCGTGCCCCCGCCCCATGACGTCCGGTTCCTCAGCGAAGGCGAACCCGTCCTGATCCCGGCCCTCAGGTCCGTCCAGGATCTGTGGGAGGCCGAACAACCCGCCAGGGCGGCGACGATCCGCGATTACGGTCTCCACTCCCTCATCGCCGTACCCATGAGGGCCCGGGACACGGTGCTCGGCCTGACCACCTTCGTACGATCGGTGAATCTGGTCCCTTTCGAACCGGACGACGTGCTGCTGGCCCGCGAACTGGTGGCACGGGCCGCCGTCTCCGTGGACAACGCCCGCCGCTACACCCGCGAGCACGCCGCGGCACTCACACTGCAGCGCAGCCTGCTTCCGCACATGCTCCTCGGAGGCATGGCCCTGGACGTGGCCTCCTCGTATCTCCCGGCTGACGCCAAGGACGGGGTCGGGGGCGACTGGTTCGATGTGATCCCGCTGTCCGGGGCCCGGGTCGCTCTGGTCGTCGGTGATGTCGTGGGACACGGCATCAGCGCCGCCGCGACCATGGGCCGGCTCCGCACCGCGGTCCACACCCTCGCTGACATGGACCTTCCCCCCGACGAACTGCTGGCCCACCTCGACGACCTCGTACTCCGCCTGAGCGACGAGGAACCCGATGACGAGGCAAGCGGTACGACCGTGCTCGGCGCCACCTGCCTGTACGCCGTCTACGACCCGGTCACCCAGCTCTGCACGATGGCGCGCGCCGGCCACCCGCCCCCCGTCGTCGTCCGCCCGGACGGGCACGTCAGCTTCCCCGAACTGCCCGCGGGCCCCCCGCTGGGGCTGGGCTCGCTGCCCTTCGAGACAGCGGAGATCAAGCTGCCGGAAGGCAGCCTGATCGGCCTCTACACCAACGGCCTCATCGAGGGCAGGGACCGCGACGCCGAACTCGGGATGTTCCACCTGGGCAGCGTCCTGGCCCAGAACGGACTGCCCCTGGACAGACTGTGCGCCAAGGTCGTGGAGCAACTGCTCCCCGTGCCCCAGCCCGACGACGTCGCCCTGCTGCTCGCCCGCACCCATGAGCTCAGCGCCGACCACGTCGTCTCGTGGGACGTGCCCTCCGACCCGGCGGCCGTCGCGGGCGCCCGGGCCCGGACGGCCCGCGTGCTGAGGACCTGGGGCCTGGAGGAACTGGAGATGACGACCGAACTGATCGTCAGCGAACTGGTCACCAACGCCCTGCGCTACGCCACCGGCCCGATCCGGCTGCGGCTGCTGCGTCAGTCCGTCCTGATCTGCGAGGTCTCCGACACCAGTAACACCTCCCCCCGCCTGCGTCACGCCAGAACCACGGACGAGGGCGGCCGCGGCCTCTTCCTCGTAGCCCAGCTGACCCGCCGCTGGGGCACCCGGTACACACCCGAGGGCAAGATCATCTGGACGGAGCAGGAACTACCCTCGACGGAGGGATGA
- a CDS encoding response regulator transcription factor, whose translation MIRVLLVDDQPLIRSGFRALLDLEDDIEVVAEAADGEQGLALTKQHLPDVVLIDIQMPVVDGIEATRRIAADPALAPVHVVILTNYGMDEYVLDALRAGAAGFLVKDIVPDDFVHAVRVAARGDALLAPSITRKLINQYVTQPLPAVADTGLDELTGREREAVTLVAQGLSNDQIAGRMVISPVTAKTHINRAMTKLHARDRAQLVVLAYESGLVTPRNS comes from the coding sequence ATGATCCGTGTCCTGCTCGTCGACGACCAGCCGCTCATCCGCAGCGGATTCCGTGCACTCCTCGATCTCGAAGACGACATCGAGGTGGTGGCCGAGGCAGCCGACGGCGAACAGGGCCTGGCGCTGACCAAACAGCACCTGCCCGATGTCGTGCTGATCGACATCCAGATGCCGGTCGTCGACGGCATCGAGGCCACCCGGCGCATCGCCGCGGACCCGGCCCTGGCCCCGGTGCACGTCGTCATCCTTACCAACTACGGCATGGACGAGTACGTCCTGGACGCGCTGCGCGCCGGCGCCGCCGGTTTCCTCGTCAAGGACATCGTGCCGGACGACTTCGTGCACGCTGTGCGTGTCGCTGCCCGCGGTGACGCGCTGCTCGCGCCGTCCATCACCCGCAAGCTGATCAACCAGTACGTCACCCAGCCGCTCCCCGCCGTCGCCGACACCGGGCTGGACGAGCTGACCGGCCGCGAACGCGAGGCCGTCACCTTGGTCGCGCAGGGTCTGTCCAACGACCAGATCGCCGGCCGCATGGTGATCAGTCCAGTGACGGCGAAGACCCACATCAACCGGGCCATGACCAAACTCCACGCCCGCGATCGCGCCCAACTCGTGGTACTCGCCTACGAATCCGGCCTGGTGACTCCGCGCAACTCCTGA
- a CDS encoding sensor histidine kinase encodes MDKGRFGVPAGVRDWAIALGVAALLLGTGLSGEPPGTGPDMLGYALLAAGGLALAARSRAPLTVLAVTGLCAVGYQAAGFDVLAVSYLVAVYGAVRAGHRAVTVTASVTMLVVLLLTALVFHDGPAGEALAQARHVLEIAWLIAAFAAGEALRQAEQRADEAERTREETARRRADEERLHIARELHDSLTHQISIIKVQSEVAVHVARRRGEQVPETLLAIQEAGREATRELRATLEALRDDDTTPPRGLDHIPELVEQASRAGLEATLTIEGQRTDVPAAVGRTAYRIVQESLTNIARHAGAATASVRIVYRADSLAIQVDDDGKATPTAVPKPGLGLLGMRERVTALGGRLRAQPRSERGFTVQAELPVERAS; translated from the coding sequence ATGGACAAAGGTCGGTTCGGCGTTCCGGCCGGTGTCAGAGACTGGGCGATCGCCCTCGGTGTGGCGGCCCTGCTGCTGGGCACCGGGCTGTCCGGGGAGCCTCCCGGCACGGGCCCCGACATGCTCGGCTACGCGCTGCTGGCGGCCGGTGGCCTCGCGCTGGCCGCGCGTAGCCGCGCTCCGCTGACCGTCCTGGCCGTCACCGGGCTGTGTGCGGTGGGGTATCAGGCGGCGGGTTTCGACGTGCTCGCCGTCTCGTACCTGGTCGCGGTGTACGGCGCGGTGCGGGCCGGGCACCGGGCCGTCACCGTGACGGCTTCCGTCACGATGCTGGTCGTTCTTCTCCTCACTGCCCTGGTCTTCCACGATGGGCCTGCGGGTGAGGCGTTGGCGCAGGCCCGACATGTCCTGGAGATTGCCTGGTTGATCGCCGCGTTCGCCGCCGGGGAGGCGCTGCGGCAGGCCGAGCAGCGGGCGGACGAGGCCGAGCGCACCCGGGAGGAGACCGCGCGGCGCCGTGCGGATGAGGAGCGGCTGCACATCGCGCGGGAGCTGCATGATTCGCTCACCCACCAGATCTCGATCATCAAGGTCCAGTCGGAAGTCGCCGTCCACGTGGCCCGCAGGAGGGGTGAACAGGTACCCGAGACCCTGCTCGCGATCCAGGAGGCCGGACGTGAGGCGACCCGGGAGCTGCGCGCCACCCTGGAGGCGCTGCGCGATGACGACACCACCCCGCCCCGCGGCCTCGACCACATCCCGGAACTGGTGGAACAGGCAAGCAGGGCGGGCCTGGAGGCGACGCTGACGATCGAGGGGCAGCGGACCGATGTGCCGGCCGCGGTGGGCCGGACTGCTTACCGGATCGTTCAGGAGTCGCTGACCAACATCGCCCGGCATGCCGGTGCCGCAACGGCGTCGGTGCGCATCGTCTACCGGGCCGACTCACTGGCCATCCAGGTCGATGACGACGGCAAGGCCACGCCGACCGCAGTGCCGAAGCCCGGTCTGGGGCTGCTCGGCATGCGCGAACGCGTCACCGCCCTCGGCGGCCGGCTGCGCGCGCAGCCGCGCAGCGAGCGCGGCTTCACCGTCCAGGCCGAACTCCCCGTGGAGCGAGCGTCATGA
- a CDS encoding helix-turn-helix domain-containing protein produces MGSQKKRPVRLTAQDREELVRVTTTGVRGASMIMRARVLLALDSSVGEVDTKEAIAVRLGVSGETLRLVAKRFAETGGDVHATIARKKRALPPVPSPVTGEVEARLIAMACSQPPQGYARWSLRLLEKHVALVEDIPDLDHSTIGRILKKRNCVLI; encoded by the coding sequence ATGGGTTCGCAGAAGAAGCGGCCGGTCAGGTTGACCGCGCAGGATCGTGAAGAGCTGGTCCGGGTGACCACGACAGGTGTTCGTGGGGCCTCGATGATCATGCGTGCGCGGGTGCTGCTTGCGCTGGACAGCTCGGTGGGTGAGGTGGACACCAAGGAGGCGATCGCGGTCCGACTCGGCGTCTCCGGTGAGACGTTGCGGCTGGTCGCCAAGCGTTTCGCCGAGACCGGTGGTGATGTTCACGCCACGATTGCTCGGAAGAAGCGCGCCCTCCCGCCGGTGCCCTCGCCGGTGACCGGTGAGGTCGAAGCCCGGCTGATCGCGATGGCGTGCTCACAGCCACCCCAGGGCTATGCCCGATGGTCGCTGCGGCTGCTGGAGAAGCACGTCGCGCTGGTCGAGGACATCCCCGACCTGGACCACTCCACCATCGGGCGGATCTTAAAAAAACGCAACTGCGTCCTCATCTGA
- a CDS encoding lipoate--protein ligase family protein encodes MHGEYKVPGGKLVVVDLDVEEGVLRNVRVAGDFFLEPDEAILAIDRALEGAPSSTDAAGLAARITAGLPESTVMLGLTAEGVAVAVRRALAHATEWSDYDWQLIHEAPQSPALHMALDEVITAEVAAGRRPPTLRVWEWASPAVIIGSFQSLRNEVDPAGAERHGITVVRRVSGGGAMFVEPGNTITYSLSVPDALVSGLSFADSYAYLDDWVLEALGDMGIKAWYQPLNDIATEAGKIAGAAQKRVVGGVGAVLHHVTMAYDIDADKMLEVLRIGREKLSDKGTRSAKKRVDPLRRQTGLAREAVIERMIESFRNRHGLTQGKVTDEEMARAEELVRTKFGTTEWTARVP; translated from the coding sequence GTGCATGGCGAGTACAAGGTGCCCGGCGGCAAGCTTGTCGTCGTAGACCTGGACGTCGAGGAAGGCGTACTACGCAACGTGCGCGTCGCCGGGGACTTCTTCCTGGAGCCCGACGAGGCAATCCTCGCGATCGACAGGGCCCTGGAGGGTGCCCCGTCCTCAACGGACGCCGCAGGCCTGGCGGCCCGGATCACGGCCGGGCTGCCGGAGTCGACCGTCATGCTCGGACTGACCGCGGAGGGCGTCGCCGTAGCCGTGCGCCGGGCCCTCGCGCACGCCACCGAGTGGAGCGACTACGACTGGCAGCTCATCCACGAAGCCCCGCAGTCCCCCGCCCTCCACATGGCCCTGGACGAGGTCATCACCGCCGAGGTCGCCGCGGGCCGCCGTCCGCCGACGCTGCGGGTCTGGGAGTGGGCCTCGCCCGCCGTGATCATCGGCAGCTTCCAGTCCCTGCGCAACGAGGTCGACCCGGCCGGCGCCGAACGCCACGGCATCACGGTCGTCCGCCGCGTGTCCGGCGGCGGGGCCATGTTCGTCGAGCCCGGCAACACCATCACGTACTCGCTCTCCGTTCCGGACGCCCTCGTCTCCGGCCTCTCGTTCGCCGACAGCTACGCCTACCTCGACGACTGGGTCCTCGAAGCTCTCGGCGACATGGGCATCAAGGCCTGGTACCAGCCGCTCAACGACATCGCCACGGAAGCCGGGAAGATCGCGGGCGCGGCCCAGAAGCGTGTGGTCGGCGGGGTGGGTGCCGTTCTGCACCACGTGACCATGGCGTACGACATCGACGCCGACAAGATGCTGGAGGTGCTCCGGATCGGCAGGGAGAAGCTCTCCGACAAGGGCACCAGGAGCGCGAAGAAGCGTGTCGACCCGCTGCGCCGCCAGACGGGGCTGGCGCGCGAGGCCGTCATCGAGCGGATGATCGAGTCCTTCCGCAACCGGCACGGCCTGACTCAGGGCAAGGTGACGGACGAGGAGATGGCCAGGGCCGAGGAGCTCGTACGTACGAAGTTCGGCACCACGGAATGGACCGCTCGGGTGCCGTAG
- a CDS encoding response regulator transcription factor codes for MTAADTPAIRVLIVDDQALMRAGFRALLDSEDGIEVIGEAADGRQGLELARLHTPDVVLVDVQMPVMGGIEATREIAADPRLADVHVVILTNYGLDEYVFDALRAGAAGFLLKDTEPAELLRAIHVAARGDALLSPAVTRRLIGEFVARPPDRSTAPGFETLTRREREVSALAARGLTNEEIAAHMVISPLTAKTHISRAMTKLGARDRAQLVVFAYESGLVAPREPRP; via the coding sequence ATGACCGCCGCGGACACCCCGGCGATCCGGGTCCTGATCGTCGACGACCAGGCGCTGATGCGGGCCGGATTCCGGGCCCTGCTGGACTCGGAGGACGGCATCGAGGTGATCGGCGAGGCCGCCGACGGCCGCCAGGGCCTGGAGCTCGCCCGGCTGCACACCCCGGACGTCGTCCTCGTCGACGTACAGATGCCCGTCATGGGAGGCATCGAGGCTACCCGCGAGATCGCGGCCGACCCCCGGCTGGCCGACGTCCATGTCGTGATCCTCACCAATTACGGCCTCGACGAGTACGTCTTCGACGCACTGCGTGCCGGAGCCGCCGGCTTCCTCCTGAAGGACACCGAGCCTGCCGAACTCCTCAGGGCCATCCACGTCGCGGCCCGCGGTGACGCGCTGCTCTCGCCCGCCGTGACCCGGCGGCTGATCGGCGAATTTGTCGCCAGACCACCCGACCGGAGCACTGCGCCCGGCTTCGAGACCCTCACCCGCAGGGAACGCGAAGTCAGCGCCCTCGCCGCCCGCGGACTGACCAACGAGGAGATCGCCGCACACATGGTGATCAGCCCCCTCACCGCGAAAACCCACATCAGCCGTGCCATGACGAAGCTGGGCGCCCGCGACCGGGCGCAGCTCGTCGTCTTCGCCTACGAATCGGGCCTTGTCGCACCCCGGGAACCCCGCCCCTGA
- a CDS encoding TetR/AcrR family transcriptional regulator gives MPKLWSETIEAHRHTVREATLDAAATLVAEHGLLSVTMSRIAQQTGIGRATLYKYFPDVESILTAWHERQIAEHLEHLTAVRDRADSEGERLEAVLTAYALMTHGRHGHHGTEVAALLHQGKHVIRAHQQLRELISDLLAEGAKAGDLRNDVAPDELADYCLHALGAAGSLPSEAATLRLVTVTLAGLRYPAEAGGPASVGQKAVDQKQRLHHHRRHGAH, from the coding sequence ATGCCGAAGCTCTGGAGCGAGACGATCGAGGCACACCGCCACACAGTGCGCGAAGCGACCCTGGACGCCGCCGCGACGCTGGTGGCCGAGCACGGCCTGCTCTCCGTGACGATGTCGCGAATCGCCCAGCAGACCGGCATCGGGCGGGCGACTCTGTACAAGTACTTCCCGGACGTCGAATCGATCCTGACCGCCTGGCACGAACGCCAGATCGCCGAGCACCTCGAACACCTCACCGCCGTGAGAGACCGAGCCGACAGTGAGGGCGAGAGACTCGAAGCCGTGCTGACGGCATACGCGCTCATGACCCACGGGCGGCACGGACACCACGGCACCGAGGTCGCGGCACTCCTGCATCAAGGCAAGCACGTCATCCGGGCGCACCAGCAACTCAGGGAACTCATCAGCGATTTGCTGGCCGAGGGCGCCAAGGCCGGCGATCTGCGGAACGATGTCGCGCCCGACGAACTCGCCGACTACTGCCTCCACGCCCTCGGCGCAGCCGGCAGCCTGCCCTCCGAGGCCGCGACCCTGAGGCTCGTCACGGTCACCCTGGCCGGACTGCGCTACCCGGCTGAAGCAGGCGGCCCAGCATCCGTCGGCCAGAAGGCGGTTGACCAGAAACAGCGCCTGCACCACCACCGACGGCACGGCGCCCACTGA
- a CDS encoding DUF6223 family protein yields the protein MNASDVVMAAAEGGVIGDGRTGANLALAVGAVGVAIGWLTLARIAGRIRTGSARTGAISAMTVGLAGTVLAVLHLATSSGGPGTGNGLVGAVAAIPLGAIAIVLGCRALIRSRRTVPAG from the coding sequence ATGAACGCATCAGACGTTGTGATGGCGGCTGCCGAGGGCGGAGTCATCGGCGACGGGCGGACCGGTGCCAACCTGGCCCTCGCGGTAGGGGCGGTCGGCGTGGCCATCGGCTGGCTGACGCTGGCCCGCATCGCCGGCCGTATCCGCACCGGCAGCGCGCGCACCGGCGCCATCTCGGCCATGACGGTGGGGCTGGCCGGCACGGTCCTCGCGGTGCTGCACCTGGCCACCTCCAGCGGCGGTCCCGGCACCGGCAACGGGCTCGTCGGAGCCGTCGCGGCCATCCCGTTGGGAGCGATCGCCATCGTCCTCGGTTGCCGGGCGCTGATCCGTTCCCGCCGCACCGTGCCTGCCGGCTGA
- a CDS encoding sensor histidine kinase, with product MRGDTKSIDRRTRLLHTALAAVIAAAVIVAALAASTPDALDLLLIAAGSLALAGHHRFPRAVLAVTTLCMLGYVIHAQPGSWAAFPVLAAVHAAARSGHRAWGVAAGALFLTGCFTVLAATAPAPQDTVERTLLLLGWFLCAGVTGLIDKNWQAYLRQTEQRALDAERTRDETALRRAGEERLRIARELHDSLTHSISIVKLQAGVAVHLARKRGAEVEPALLAIQEASGEAMRELRATLEVLRTDVVEPGTGLDRIDELAERARTAGIALAVTVSGDERPLSPAVDRAAYRIVQEALTNVARHADRARTTVRLTYTEQALTVHVDDHGPCAAGDTVTAGTGLTGMRERVTALGGTLDAAPRPAGGFSVRATLPLHPAGTAR from the coding sequence ATGCGGGGGGACACGAAGAGTATCGACCGGCGAACTCGCCTGCTGCACACGGCACTTGCCGCCGTCATCGCGGCGGCGGTCATCGTCGCGGCCCTTGCCGCGTCGACGCCCGACGCCCTCGACCTGCTGCTCATCGCGGCCGGCTCACTCGCACTGGCCGGGCACCACAGGTTCCCGCGCGCGGTCCTCGCCGTCACCACGCTCTGCATGCTCGGGTACGTGATCCACGCGCAGCCGGGAAGCTGGGCGGCGTTCCCCGTGCTGGCCGCCGTGCACGCGGCCGCCCGCAGCGGACACCGGGCCTGGGGCGTCGCGGCGGGCGCCCTCTTCCTCACCGGCTGCTTCACGGTCCTCGCCGCCACCGCACCCGCCCCCCAGGACACCGTCGAGCGGACCCTTCTGCTGCTCGGCTGGTTCCTCTGCGCGGGGGTCACCGGACTCATCGACAAGAACTGGCAGGCGTATCTGCGCCAGACCGAACAGCGGGCCCTGGACGCCGAACGCACCCGGGACGAGACGGCCCTGCGCCGGGCGGGCGAGGAACGGCTCCGCATCGCCCGCGAGCTGCACGACTCGCTCACCCACTCCATCTCGATCGTCAAACTCCAGGCCGGAGTCGCCGTGCACCTCGCCCGCAAACGGGGCGCCGAGGTGGAACCCGCCCTGCTCGCCATCCAGGAGGCGAGCGGCGAGGCCATGCGTGAACTGCGCGCGACGCTGGAGGTGCTGCGAACCGATGTCGTCGAACCGGGCACCGGCCTCGACCGCATCGACGAGCTTGCCGAGCGGGCCCGTACCGCGGGCATCGCGCTCGCCGTCACCGTCAGCGGCGACGAACGCCCCCTGTCCCCGGCCGTCGACCGGGCCGCGTACCGCATCGTGCAGGAGGCCCTCACCAACGTCGCCCGGCACGCCGACCGCGCCAGGACCACCGTCCGCCTCACCTACACCGAGCAGGCCCTGACCGTGCACGTCGACGACCATGGCCCCTGCGCCGCCGGGGACACCGTCACCGCGGGCACCGGCCTCACCGGCATGCGGGAGCGCGTCACCGCACTCGGCGGCACCCTCGACGCCGCCCCCCGTCCGGCCGGCGGCTTCTCCGTGCGCGCGACGCTTCCCCTGCACCCGGCCGGAACCGCCCGATGA
- a CDS encoding F510_1955 family glycosylhydrolase produces MTAFKRAVNRPLRRRVAVGAIASSALLLAACGDNSADSSAATPETPSAPIRHVHGLGIDPADQQLYVAAHDGIFTTGKGGEAVRVGRSKDDFIGFTVVKAKTFLASGQPALGTGPSDRGLIESTDSGKTWKARSLAGEADFHALNYVHNTIYGYDSTNALLRVSKDGAAWDDRAHLQALDIAVSPDDPDTMLATTADGIARSTDGGRTFAAGRQPAMAFLSWPKPGTLYGIDDSGGLNRSTDGGATWQKAGTVPGGQAQALTAVDAEHILAATQNGVYESRNGGKTFTKRFTVAAGDSH; encoded by the coding sequence ATGACCGCCTTCAAGCGTGCCGTCAACCGGCCGCTGCGCCGCCGGGTGGCGGTGGGAGCCATTGCCAGCAGCGCGCTGCTGCTCGCCGCCTGCGGCGACAACAGTGCAGACTCCTCCGCCGCCACGCCAGAGACGCCCTCCGCCCCGATCAGGCATGTGCACGGGCTCGGCATCGACCCAGCCGATCAGCAGCTGTACGTTGCCGCCCATGACGGGATCTTCACCACGGGCAAGGGCGGCGAAGCCGTGCGGGTCGGCAGGAGCAAGGACGATTTCATCGGCTTCACCGTGGTCAAGGCCAAGACGTTCCTGGCCAGCGGACAACCCGCCCTCGGTACCGGCCCCAGCGACCGTGGGCTGATCGAGAGCACCGATTCGGGGAAGACCTGGAAGGCCCGCTCGCTGGCCGGCGAGGCCGACTTCCACGCCCTCAACTACGTTCACAACACCATTTACGGCTACGACAGCACCAATGCCCTGCTGCGCGTCAGCAAGGACGGAGCCGCCTGGGACGACCGGGCCCACCTCCAGGCACTGGACATCGCCGTCAGCCCCGACGACCCGGACACCATGCTGGCCACCACCGCCGACGGCATCGCGAGGAGCACCGACGGCGGAAGAACCTTCGCCGCAGGCCGGCAGCCGGCGATGGCCTTCCTCTCGTGGCCAAAGCCCGGCACGTTGTACGGAATCGACGACTCGGGCGGGCTCAACCGGAGCACCGACGGTGGCGCCACCTGGCAGAAGGCGGGCACGGTGCCCGGCGGACAGGCCCAGGCGCTCACGGCGGTAGACGCCGAGCACATCCTGGCCGCCACCCAGAACGGCGTGTACGAGTCGCGGAACGGCGGCAAGACCTTCACCAAGCGGTTCACGGTCGCCGCCGGCGACAGCCACTGA